The Chryseobacterium nakagawai genome has a segment encoding these proteins:
- a CDS encoding GNAT family N-acetyltransferase: protein MKNSTSNNPITIRKSNQEDLSEMLLLFKDTITAVCKEDYNTDQLEAWKSGSENTKRWLNVMKEQYILIAESENKMVGFCTLDQGNYIDLLFVHKDYQHQGIASQLYHLIEEKALQQDQKLLTAEVSKTAKPFFERVNFKVILEQTVRVKGIDLINYKMEKYL from the coding sequence ATGAAAAACAGTACATCCAATAATCCAATCACCATCAGAAAATCAAACCAGGAAGATCTTTCTGAGATGCTGCTGCTTTTTAAGGATACTATTACAGCTGTTTGCAAAGAAGATTACAATACAGATCAGCTGGAAGCCTGGAAATCCGGATCAGAGAATACAAAAAGATGGCTGAACGTAATGAAAGAACAATATATCTTAATTGCGGAGTCTGAAAATAAAATGGTTGGTTTCTGTACCCTTGACCAGGGAAATTATATCGATTTGTTATTTGTTCATAAAGATTATCAGCATCAGGGAATTGCTTCCCAGCTCTATCACCTCATCGAGGAAAAGGCTTTACAACAGGATCAAAAATTACTGACTGCTGAAGTCAGCAAAACGGCAAAACCTTTTTTTGAAAGGGTGAATTTTAAGGTCATTCTGGAACAAACAGTGCGTGTAAAAGGGATTGATCTCATCAATTATAAAATGGAAAAATACTTATAA
- the tyrS gene encoding tyrosine--tRNA ligase, which translates to MINTLQENVSIILPENGLEEKLKQAKEENRKLSIKLGFDPTAPDLHLGHAVVLKKLKQFQDLGHQVIIVVGSFTARIGDPTGKNKARKPLSTEDVQHNALTYINQLSKIIDVEKTKIVFNSDWLDPLNLSEVIQLLSKVTVAQLMHRNDFNKRFTENTPIAMHELVYPILQGFDSIKIECDIEMGGTDQLFNCTMGRQLQEVHQMPAQIVMCMPLLKGLDGKEKMSKSLNNIIGLTDEPNEMFGKTMSIPDALIDEFIDLTTDFSMEEKESLKSKIENGENPMNIKKLVAKNIIRQYHNEEAAENAELFFNNQFQNKNFEEKNFDPVSISTLNHVQHKTTILELCHQLIKDLSKSAVRRLIESGGVQINSVKIINPDEEIVLTKEVKIKIGRRSFFELV; encoded by the coding sequence ATGATTAATACATTACAAGAAAATGTCTCTATTATCCTGCCTGAAAACGGATTGGAAGAGAAATTAAAACAAGCTAAAGAAGAAAATCGAAAACTTTCTATCAAATTAGGGTTTGATCCTACTGCTCCTGATTTACATCTGGGACACGCCGTTGTTCTTAAAAAACTGAAGCAGTTTCAGGACCTGGGACACCAAGTTATTATTGTAGTGGGAAGTTTTACTGCAAGAATTGGTGATCCTACCGGAAAGAACAAAGCAAGAAAACCATTAAGTACTGAGGATGTCCAGCATAATGCACTGACTTATATCAATCAGCTCTCGAAGATTATTGATGTTGAAAAAACAAAGATTGTCTTCAATTCTGACTGGCTTGACCCATTAAATCTTTCAGAAGTTATCCAACTGCTATCAAAAGTTACGGTTGCACAGCTGATGCACAGAAATGATTTTAATAAAAGGTTTACAGAAAACACTCCTATTGCTATGCATGAGCTAGTATACCCTATTCTCCAGGGTTTCGATTCTATAAAAATTGAATGTGATATCGAAATGGGCGGAACCGATCAGCTTTTCAACTGCACGATGGGAAGACAACTACAGGAGGTTCATCAGATGCCGGCACAGATTGTAATGTGCATGCCACTACTGAAAGGCCTTGACGGAAAGGAAAAAATGAGCAAGTCTTTGAACAATATTATCGGATTAACTGATGAACCGAATGAAATGTTTGGAAAAACAATGTCTATTCCGGATGCTTTAATTGATGAATTCATCGACCTTACTACTGATTTTTCAATGGAAGAGAAAGAGAGCTTAAAATCAAAAATAGAAAACGGTGAAAATCCTATGAATATTAAAAAACTCGTGGCTAAAAATATTATCCGTCAATACCATAATGAGGAAGCTGCTGAAAATGCAGAACTGTTCTTCAATAACCAATTTCAGAATAAGAATTTTGAAGAAAAAAATTTTGATCCTGTTTCTATCAGCACACTGAATCATGTTCAGCATAAAACAACTATTCTTGAACTTTGTCATCAGTTAATAAAAGACCTTAGCAAATCTGCAGTTCGAAGACTTATCGAAAGTGGCGGTGTTCAGATTAATTCTGTTAAAATTATAAATCCGGATGAGGAAATAGTGTTGACAAAAGAGGTCAAAATAAAGATCGGTAGAAGAAGCTTTTTTGAACTGGTTTAA
- a CDS encoding GNAT family N-acetyltransferase, with protein MKTPLTYQKATEKDIDYLLDLRTKTMVPHYAESNLPTDQETTLQRILYQFDKASIIFLDHNPIGLLKIDRADTNIDILQLQIDPSQQGKGLGRMILADILEEASETGKTASLSVLKTNKAQHLYSSLGFKIVNEDEHSYFMKFSPF; from the coding sequence ATGAAAACTCCACTTACTTATCAAAAAGCTACAGAAAAAGATATTGATTACCTTCTTGATCTGAGAACGAAGACCATGGTTCCGCACTATGCAGAGTCTAATCTTCCTACAGACCAGGAAACAACACTTCAACGGATCCTCTATCAGTTTGACAAGGCCTCTATTATTTTTCTGGACCATAATCCTATTGGGCTTCTGAAAATAGATCGAGCAGATACCAATATCGATATATTACAGCTTCAGATTGATCCCAGCCAACAAGGCAAAGGATTAGGAAGAATGATCCTGGCTGATATTTTAGAAGAAGCTTCTGAAACAGGAAAAACGGCTTCTTTAAGTGTTTTAAAAACCAATAAGGCTCAGCATCTATATTCGAGTTTAGGTTTCAAAATCGTAAACGAAGATGAGCATTCTTACTTCATGAAGTTCTCTCCTTTTTAA
- a CDS encoding helix-hairpin-helix domain-containing protein yields MKNTIKVVSVLNAAKSYEYVDEKPIQGGVKDVYFSPDRDYVIAFYRKPLDEGQKDRIMRIVSTYLQNIENGNSPEYFLNEIFRWPYDIVEKGRLTGIIVPVYHHKFYFAKGYVGSDNIQGEDKVGKWFTAPMFRNLQYPLRLDQSELGDWLSYFQIAINISRGVKKLHQMGLAHSDLSYNNILVDPVTKSACIIDIDGLVVPKLFPPEVIGTADFIAPEVLKTQHLGLQDPGRHLPNQKTDLHALAVLIYMYLLRRHPLRGGKIWDLDSEKDELISMGEKALFIEHPNDPSNNVRADHLRKWDAFWGNPQQIPYTITGPYIAELFRKAFIEGLHDPIRRPTANEWETALLKTVDLIQPCQNSDCTEKWYVFDNTSNPKCPFCGTPHKGTLPVLDLYFRFEDEIWKPENHRLMVYHNQYLFKWHVSRKVIRNENLTMQDKIPVGYFTFHQGKWVLINQSLSGMKDITEQKEIPQGSMVELTDGKKILLSAEDGGRLIYVTMANQ; encoded by the coding sequence ATGAAAAATACCATTAAGGTTGTTTCTGTTCTGAATGCAGCCAAATCCTATGAATATGTAGATGAAAAACCCATTCAGGGAGGAGTAAAAGATGTTTATTTTTCGCCGGATCGGGATTATGTAATTGCTTTTTACAGAAAACCGCTGGATGAAGGACAGAAGGATAGGATTATGAGAATTGTTTCTACCTATCTTCAAAATATTGAGAATGGCAATTCTCCAGAATACTTCTTAAATGAAATATTTAGATGGCCCTATGATATTGTAGAGAAAGGCAGACTGACAGGAATTATTGTTCCTGTTTACCATCATAAATTCTATTTTGCTAAAGGCTATGTAGGGTCAGATAATATCCAGGGGGAAGATAAAGTAGGAAAGTGGTTTACGGCACCTATGTTTAGAAACCTACAATATCCATTGAGGTTAGATCAGTCTGAATTGGGAGATTGGTTAAGCTATTTTCAGATTGCCATTAATATCAGCCGAGGAGTAAAGAAGCTTCATCAGATGGGATTAGCTCATTCAGATTTGTCTTATAACAATATTTTAGTAGATCCGGTAACCAAATCAGCCTGTATTATTGATATTGATGGTCTTGTTGTCCCCAAATTATTTCCACCGGAAGTCATAGGAACGGCAGATTTTATAGCTCCTGAAGTTTTAAAGACCCAACATTTGGGACTTCAGGATCCGGGAAGACATCTGCCTAATCAAAAAACCGATTTGCATGCCCTTGCAGTTTTGATTTACATGTATCTGTTAAGAAGACATCCTCTTCGAGGCGGAAAGATCTGGGATCTGGATTCTGAAAAGGATGAGCTCATATCTATGGGCGAAAAGGCACTGTTTATAGAGCACCCTAATGATCCTTCTAATAATGTAAGAGCCGACCATCTTAGAAAATGGGATGCCTTCTGGGGCAACCCCCAACAGATTCCTTATACAATAACAGGTCCTTACATTGCGGAATTATTCAGAAAGGCTTTTATAGAGGGATTGCATGATCCGATCAGGAGGCCTACTGCTAACGAATGGGAGACTGCTTTGCTGAAAACTGTTGATTTGATACAGCCTTGCCAGAATTCTGATTGCACCGAAAAATGGTATGTCTTTGATAATACCAGCAATCCGAAATGCCCTTTCTGCGGAACTCCACATAAAGGAACTCTTCCGGTTCTGGATCTGTATTTTAGGTTTGAGGATGAGATATGGAAGCCTGAAAACCATCGATTAATGGTATACCATAATCAATATTTGTTCAAATGGCATGTTTCAAGAAAGGTGATTAGAAATGAAAACCTAACTATGCAGGATAAGATACCTGTAGGATATTTTACATTTCATCAGGGAAAGTGGGTATTGATCAATCAAAGTTTATCAGGGATGAAAGATATTACAGAACAGAAAGAAATTCCACAAGGATCTATGGTTGAACTGACTGACGGTAAAAAAATATTGTTATCTGCAGAAGATGGAGGAAGATTAATCTATGTAACAATGGCAAATCAGTAG
- a CDS encoding PP2C family serine/threonine-protein phosphatase, producing the protein MKIPSFYFGIGKKPMEKGEIYKEKEEFKEVHWVLQHAHSGKFYEFSFGMSDFPNIRIKTINNLEETGLKFENNSISGIPMTHNLYHLDIEFFHIEDKENTEIKRVQLLVNVDPKDLWKSIPSDRNSDFYKEDEVSFQGTFSDKKIVVASKRGRSHAHEGKFREDDFAVTELASEWNVVSVSDGAGSSVMAREGSRLATVSINQFLSDPDVLSEIENNINIIYTSGNLQKELDEAKENVIRLLYKGVLYVHNTLEKTAAKNNLSINDLHATLIFALVKKFSFGYVILSFGVGDCPINLINTDFSEVELLNTMDVGEFSGGTRFMTMKEIFSDHIISRFRITCVEDFSYLVLMTDGIYDPKFLTENKLEDTECWKTFFNDLNGGNDDLAQVDFINDAKVAQQLLHWTDFWSRGNHDDRTLAIIY; encoded by the coding sequence ATGAAAATACCTTCATTTTATTTTGGAATTGGGAAAAAGCCTATGGAAAAAGGGGAAATTTATAAAGAAAAAGAAGAGTTTAAAGAAGTTCACTGGGTATTACAACATGCTCATTCAGGGAAGTTCTATGAATTCAGCTTTGGAATGTCTGATTTTCCAAATATCAGGATTAAAACTATCAACAACTTAGAAGAAACCGGTCTTAAGTTTGAAAATAACAGCATTTCCGGAATTCCGATGACCCATAATCTTTATCATCTGGATATTGAATTTTTCCATATCGAGGATAAAGAGAATACTGAGATTAAGAGAGTTCAGCTATTGGTTAATGTTGATCCCAAAGATTTATGGAAGAGTATTCCAAGTGATAGAAATTCCGATTTTTATAAAGAAGATGAGGTTTCATTTCAGGGAACATTCTCTGACAAAAAAATTGTTGTAGCTTCTAAAAGGGGCCGTTCTCATGCTCACGAAGGAAAATTCAGGGAAGATGATTTTGCAGTAACTGAGCTTGCTTCAGAGTGGAATGTTGTTTCCGTCTCTGATGGTGCCGGTTCCTCTGTAATGGCACGGGAAGGTTCAAGGCTGGCAACAGTTTCTATCAATCAGTTTTTAAGTGATCCGGATGTTTTAAGTGAAATTGAAAATAACATCAATATCATTTATACCTCAGGAAATTTGCAAAAAGAGCTGGATGAAGCGAAAGAAAATGTGATAAGACTTCTGTATAAAGGGGTTTTATATGTTCATAACACATTGGAAAAAACCGCTGCAAAAAATAACCTCTCCATTAATGATCTTCATGCTACTCTTATTTTTGCTTTGGTTAAAAAGTTCAGTTTTGGATATGTTATCCTGAGTTTCGGAGTAGGAGACTGCCCAATCAACCTCATCAATACGGATTTTTCTGAGGTAGAACTTCTGAATACCATGGATGTGGGAGAATTCAGTGGTGGTACCCGCTTTATGACCATGAAGGAAATTTTCAGTGATCATATTATTTCCCGTTTCAGGATAACTTGTGTTGAAGATTTTTCATATCTGGTGCTCATGACAGACGGTATTTATGATCCGAAATTCCTTACTGAGAATAAACTGGAAGATACAGAATGTTGGAAAACATTTTTTAACGATCTCAATGGAGGTAATGATGATCTCGCTCAAGTAGACTTTATCAATGATGCTAAGGTTGCTCAACAGCTTTTACATTGGACTGATTTCTGGAGCAGAGGAAACCATGACGACCGCACACTGGCTATAATTTATTAA
- a CDS encoding TerY-C metal binding domain-containing protein, producing the protein MRRLPIYFLIDVSESMVGDPIEQVQEGISNIVRELKKDPYSLETVYISVVGFAGEAEVITPLQDIISFYPPKIPIGSGTSLSQGLIKIMDCIDQDIVKTTYDRKGDWKPIVFLFTDGIPTDDSTKAIERWNTKYNGKANTIAVSIGENTNYRLLGSLADNVLLFNNTDENSYKEFFKWVTDSIKTTSQSVTEAKKEGINLSKIDSVILEKIDPQMEQRFPDNNFVVLNGKCSETDKLYLMKFKKTFGESSIPGMSTRYYKLEGAYKIDEKSYYRLSSAQRSHLKISIEELQGGTSCPQCANPIALATCSCGGIHCLQGEGYNKCPWCGTSDYYGYSGGGFDINRTLG; encoded by the coding sequence ATGAGAAGGCTACCCATTTATTTTTTAATTGATGTCTCCGAATCAATGGTAGGAGACCCAATTGAGCAGGTACAGGAAGGAATTTCCAATATCGTCAGAGAACTGAAGAAAGATCCGTATTCACTGGAAACTGTTTACATTTCCGTGGTGGGTTTTGCAGGTGAAGCTGAAGTGATTACCCCGCTGCAGGATATTATTAGTTTTTATCCACCAAAAATTCCGATTGGAAGCGGAACCTCATTGTCTCAGGGGTTGATTAAAATTATGGACTGCATAGACCAGGATATTGTGAAAACTACATATGATAGAAAGGGAGATTGGAAGCCTATTGTTTTCCTGTTTACAGACGGTATTCCAACGGATGATTCGACTAAAGCGATCGAAAGATGGAATACCAAGTATAATGGAAAGGCTAATACCATTGCCGTTTCTATAGGGGAAAATACCAATTATAGGCTTTTAGGCTCATTGGCGGATAACGTTTTACTCTTCAATAATACAGATGAAAACTCTTATAAAGAGTTCTTCAAATGGGTAACAGATTCTATTAAAACAACCAGTCAAAGTGTTACTGAAGCAAAAAAAGAAGGGATCAATCTTTCCAAAATTGATTCTGTTATTCTTGAAAAGATAGATCCACAGATGGAGCAACGTTTTCCGGATAATAATTTTGTGGTTCTGAATGGTAAATGTTCGGAAACGGATAAACTCTATCTAATGAAATTCAAAAAAACATTCGGGGAATCAAGTATTCCGGGGATGTCTACTAGATATTATAAATTGGAAGGAGCTTATAAAATTGATGAAAAATCCTATTACAGGCTGTCTTCTGCACAAAGGAGTCATCTGAAAATTTCAATAGAAGAGCTTCAAGGCGGAACTTCATGTCCGCAATGTGCGAATCCTATTGCACTTGCAACTTGCTCTTGCGGTGGAATTCATTGCCTGCAAGGAGAAGGATATAATAAATGTCCTTGGTGTGGAACTTCAGATTATTACGGATATTCCGGGGGAGGATTTGATATCAACAGAACGTTAGGCTAA
- a CDS encoding vWA domain-containing protein produces the protein MNRRLLAYFLLDTSGSMNGEPIQALNNGFNGLISMLRTDPQAMESLHLSVITFDREVKNIIPLTALANFYPMEITCPDSGPTHTGAALEMVAELVQKDVVKGSADEKGDWQPLLFIFTDGKPSDIQKYRQMIPVLRGLEFGGIVGCAAGPKADEQFLKELTDHVVKLDTTDAITLSSFFRWVSSSITQGGHSQNTADHVTLPPPPSELTIII, from the coding sequence ATGAACAGAAGATTATTAGCCTATTTTTTACTGGATACTTCCGGTTCTATGAATGGGGAACCCATCCAGGCGCTGAACAACGGCTTCAATGGACTCATCAGCATGCTTCGTACAGATCCGCAAGCGATGGAAAGCCTTCATTTAAGTGTCATAACCTTTGATAGAGAGGTTAAAAATATTATTCCGTTAACTGCTCTTGCCAATTTTTATCCCATGGAGATTACCTGTCCGGATAGTGGCCCCACCCATACGGGAGCAGCGCTAGAAATGGTAGCTGAACTTGTTCAGAAAGATGTTGTAAAAGGATCTGCTGATGAAAAAGGGGACTGGCAGCCGTTACTTTTTATATTTACCGATGGAAAACCTTCCGATATACAGAAATACAGACAAATGATTCCTGTACTTAGAGGTCTTGAGTTTGGCGGTATTGTAGGTTGTGCAGCAGGTCCCAAAGCTGATGAGCAGTTTCTTAAGGAACTTACAGATCATGTCGTAAAGCTTGATACTACAGATGCCATTACCCTCTCTTCCTTTTTCAGATGGGTGAGCTCTTCTATTACACAAGGTGGGCATTCACAAAATACAGCAGATCACGTAACATTGCCTCCGCCACCATCGGAGCTTACTATTATTATTTAA
- a CDS encoding TerD family protein, whose amino-acid sequence MAINLQKGQTIDLRKNDRGESVYDLSKVTIGLGWDVRKQGGFFGKIFNKEAEYDLDAVAFLLDGNGKVANLGRTVQTNDGRQMGLYQGDVIFFNSMQHPSGNVWLTGDNRTGAGDGDDEQIIVKLDQLDQSYQKIVFLVTIYQGRTNNQHFGMIENAFIRAVDATGKEITKYSLSGDSSMNGMCAMVFAEAYRHNGDWKFRAVGEPYNTDNFIDILRQQYSYSN is encoded by the coding sequence ATGGCAATTAATTTACAGAAAGGTCAAACGATTGATTTAAGAAAAAATGACCGTGGAGAAAGTGTTTATGACCTTTCAAAAGTAACGATTGGTTTAGGTTGGGATGTAAGGAAGCAAGGTGGTTTCTTTGGCAAAATTTTTAATAAGGAAGCCGAATATGATCTTGATGCAGTAGCGTTTCTTTTGGATGGTAACGGAAAGGTGGCCAATTTAGGAAGAACGGTTCAGACCAATGATGGAAGACAGATGGGGCTGTACCAGGGAGATGTTATTTTCTTTAATTCAATGCAACATCCAAGTGGAAATGTGTGGCTTACAGGAGATAACAGAACCGGTGCCGGAGATGGGGATGATGAGCAGATCATTGTAAAATTGGATCAGTTAGATCAAAGTTACCAGAAAATTGTGTTTTTGGTTACCATTTACCAGGGAAGAACCAATAATCAACACTTTGGGATGATTGAAAATGCATTTATCCGTGCGGTGGATGCTACAGGTAAAGAAATTACGAAATACAGCCTTTCCGGAGATTCAAGTATGAACGGAATGTGTGCAATGGTTTTTGCTGAGGCTTACCGTCATAATGGTGACTGGAAGTTCCGTGCAGTGGGAGAACCTTATAATACGGATAACTTTATCGATATTCTAAGACAGCAGTATTCGTATTCAAACTAG
- a CDS encoding TerD family protein, which translates to MAINLQKGQKIEIGLTKMTIGLGWDPNEGTGYDFDLDASAIMIDSDRKLVSEEYFVFYNNLNSPDGALTHTGDDPSGKNSDGDDDEAIIIDLDKVDSRVEEILFVVTIEDFERRKQNFGQVRNSYIRVVDNSTHQEIAKYELDEDFSIETGVEFGRLYKRNGSWKFEASGIGYRADLGFFLEKYYKGQIIK; encoded by the coding sequence ATGGCAATTAATCTACAGAAAGGACAAAAGATCGAGATCGGACTGACTAAAATGACGATAGGGCTTGGTTGGGATCCTAATGAAGGGACAGGCTATGACTTCGACCTTGATGCTTCAGCAATTATGATTGATTCTGACAGAAAATTAGTAAGCGAGGAATATTTTGTTTTTTATAATAATTTAAATTCACCGGATGGAGCTCTTACCCATACCGGAGATGATCCAAGTGGAAAGAACAGTGACGGGGATGATGATGAGGCAATCATTATTGATCTTGATAAAGTAGACTCAAGAGTTGAGGAAATTCTTTTTGTGGTAACGATTGAAGACTTTGAAAGAAGAAAACAGAACTTCGGGCAGGTAAGAAATTCTTATATCAGAGTAGTAGATAACAGTACTCATCAGGAGATTGCAAAATATGAGCTGGATGAAGACTTTTCCATTGAAACAGGAGTAGAATTTGGAAGACTCTATAAAAGAAACGGAAGCTGGAAATTTGAAGCTTCAGGAATAGGATACAGAGCTGATCTTGGCTTCTTCCTTGAAAAATATTATAAAGGACAAATCATCAAATAA
- a CDS encoding lysylphosphatidylglycerol synthase transmembrane domain-containing protein gives MEKTSKNPLKSILTIVISLAFAGFFLWLALRGLDFKVIQQSLAKANYLWVLFASVFGLLGYWFRAVRWNLLLEPMGYRISNSNSLWTTSFGYLMNLTIPRSGELARATALYGVEKVPVDKSFGTIILERVVDLVCLFCFLLLTIIFKFNAILSFYHFVMDKKKEKDVFVPNFFERQMMKLGISDFDSFYLCIKIAVGVLILLGLGLLYKYKKDQLINFGKGILQGLTSIFKLKQKKKFILYTLGLWVSYYFAAYFVCFALPETSGFTLADGFFIIVVGTMGMIIPASGGIGAYNLAMKYGFMALFISMGKSADFGGEIGLIYSFISLPLQIVIVLVMGLISIPMLAKARNEAASEKVFK, from the coding sequence ATGGAGAAAACATCAAAAAATCCTTTAAAATCAATACTTACAATAGTGATATCGCTTGCTTTTGCAGGCTTTTTTTTATGGCTTGCATTACGGGGGCTCGATTTTAAAGTGATTCAGCAGTCATTGGCTAAAGCTAATTATCTTTGGGTATTATTTGCTTCTGTATTTGGTCTTTTAGGTTATTGGTTCAGAGCTGTTCGTTGGAATTTACTATTGGAGCCAATGGGTTATCGTATTTCGAATTCTAATTCACTCTGGACTACTTCATTTGGATACCTTATGAACCTTACAATTCCGAGAAGTGGAGAGCTGGCAAGAGCCACTGCTTTATATGGAGTAGAAAAAGTACCTGTAGATAAGTCTTTTGGAACTATCATTTTAGAAAGAGTGGTAGATTTGGTTTGTTTGTTTTGTTTTTTATTGCTAACAATAATTTTTAAATTTAATGCGATCCTTTCTTTTTATCATTTTGTGATGGATAAGAAAAAGGAGAAAGATGTATTTGTTCCCAATTTTTTTGAAAGGCAGATGATGAAGTTGGGTATAAGTGATTTTGATTCTTTTTATTTGTGTATTAAAATTGCTGTAGGAGTATTAATTCTATTAGGTCTAGGACTTCTTTATAAATATAAAAAAGACCAACTTATCAATTTTGGAAAAGGAATTCTTCAAGGGCTAACCTCCATTTTTAAGCTAAAACAAAAAAAGAAGTTTATATTATATACTCTCGGTTTATGGGTTTCCTATTATTTTGCTGCCTATTTTGTATGTTTTGCACTTCCTGAAACGTCAGGGTTTACTTTAGCGGATGGTTTCTTTATTATAGTTGTAGGGACAATGGGAATGATTATTCCTGCTAGTGGTGGAATTGGCGCTTATAATCTGGCGATGAAGTATGGTTTTATGGCCCTTTTTATTTCGATGGGAAAAAGTGCTGATTTTGGAGGTGAGATAGGACTTATTTATTCTTTTATTTCTTTGCCCCTTCAAATTGTGATTGTATTGGTGATGGGACTTATTTCTATTCCTATGTTAGCTAAAGCAAGAAATGAAGCTGCTTCAGAAAAAGTTTTTAAATAA
- the panD gene encoding aspartate 1-decarboxylase codes for MLIEVFKSKIHRVRVTASDLNYIGSITIDEDLIEAAGLVVGERVYIVNVNNGERFDTYVIKGKRKSGEVCLNGPAARKVQKDDIIIIIAYAQMTPEEAKDFQPKIVFPDEKTNLLT; via the coding sequence ATGTTAATAGAAGTTTTTAAATCCAAAATCCATAGGGTAAGAGTTACAGCCTCAGACCTTAATTATATAGGAAGTATAACGATAGATGAAGATCTTATAGAAGCTGCCGGTTTGGTAGTGGGAGAAAGGGTCTATATCGTCAATGTGAACAACGGAGAACGTTTTGATACATATGTTATCAAAGGGAAAAGAAAATCCGGAGAGGTATGTCTTAACGGGCCTGCGGCAAGAAAGGTACAGAAGGATGATATCATCATCATTATTGCTTATGCCCAGATGACTCCTGAAGAAGCTAAAGACTTCCAGCCGAAGATCGTTTTCCCGGATGAAAAAACAAACCTGCTTACGTAA